The following is a genomic window from Neisseria zalophi.
CGCAGCCTCTAATTCGCGCCTCGTTCGTTCCTCTAATGCTTGCTTTTCAGCCTCTGGTGGGCGGCTTGTACCGTTATTATCGTTATTGAAAAAGGCAAACCAACCTTTGACTATGCTCCGTTCCATAATCGGGCGTAAATCGAGATTTTGATTGTGGAATGCCGCCAGCTGGCGGACGAGTGTTTTTTTCGCCGATGAACCTACTTTTTTTCCAGCATCCAACCGCATATCCAAGTAGTTGTGCCATAAATCGAGTGGAATGAATTTCGGCAGGCGGTAGTTGTCGCGGTCGTAGTGATAACGGCTATCTATCTTAGGTATGGGGATACCTTTGAGTTCGTAGATTTTGGCCAACAATACATCACGGTTGAGTAGCCAGTGCATTTTGCCATGTACGCCGCCGCGACGGTATTGCACTAGACCGAGCTTAAGCAGGGTGCGACGTACTTTTTCGTACCCACGTCGGGTGAGTCCAAGTTCTTTTTTGAGTTCTGCCGCAGTCTTATAAAGCCAACCGCAACGGGCAGGCTCTTTGTCCACGATATCGCTCCACCAAAATAGGTTGGATAAGAATGATGCCGCTTGAAAATCGTGCGCGCACACAGCCATAAACTCGTCATAAACTTGGACGAATTTATTGGTTAGATGGGGGCGTAGATCTGAGATAAGCATATTAAGCCACTCGTTGTTATGGCTTCTTTACCTTTAGAGCTTCTTGGCTTTGATATAACTGTGGATTTATTTTTAATTTTCCCCCTGTCAGCCCTTGAATGCGATATGCCTGTTTTTCAGGGACAATTTCTTTCCATTGGGTAACTGCGGAAGGGCTGATTCCTAAAGCCCTTGCAACAGCAATTTTTGTTCCATAAAAATCGATAACATCTTTTGTAAGCATTGCCGAAACTTTCTTTTTAAGTTTCCTTAAATTATATGTATAAAGAACACTTAAATCAACATCAGTTAAGATAACTTAAATACAAATAAATTTAGATTTGGACTTTATTGTGCGGATAGAAACTATCGGGGAGCGAATTCGTAAATTACGAAAAAATATGAATTTGACCCAACAAGATTTAGCCAAAAAACTGAAAGATGTATCTCATGTTGCTGTATCACAATGGGAATCAGATACAACCAAACCTAATGCTGAAAATCTGTATGAATTATCAACTTTGTTTGGTTGCGATTTTGGTTGGTTATTAAAAGGTGGTAATGGGGAAGCTACAAACGCAAAGCTAATCCCAAATCTGAATGCTACCCAGATCCCTATTTTGAGCTACGACGATATTCAAAATATTGATGTCATAAATCCTGTTATTCCAATAACA
Proteins encoded in this region:
- a CDS encoding Cro/CI family transcriptional regulator, producing the protein MLTKDVIDFYGTKIAVARALGISPSAVTQWKEIVPEKQAYRIQGLTGGKLKINPQLYQSQEALKVKKP